One region of Priestia megaterium genomic DNA includes:
- a CDS encoding M48 family metallopeptidase: protein MIHTFSNQSIHYEIRYKNRSSFAIKVDGYGTVEVLAPRGTSTEQVLSVLENNWALIQQKINEMKDRTHGPKKKVYEHGESFLYVGKNYPIQIHHDSTITKDSVVFEANTLQIYVNQHDDEAIKQALKRFYYQQCKALVTKSISSYQKHFKTKPRSISISDSKKAWGTCDSKRQLTFNWRLAMAPQHVIDYVVVHEMCHMVHMNHDRSFWRLVGKIMPDYREQEHWLEMSSWEMTV from the coding sequence ATGATACACACTTTTTCAAATCAGAGTATCCATTATGAAATACGATATAAAAACCGAAGTTCTTTTGCGATCAAAGTCGACGGATACGGAACGGTCGAAGTCCTTGCTCCTAGAGGGACGTCTACTGAACAAGTACTTTCGGTACTAGAGAACAACTGGGCATTGATTCAGCAAAAAATAAATGAAATGAAAGATAGAACGCATGGACCAAAGAAAAAAGTCTATGAACACGGAGAAAGCTTTTTGTATGTAGGAAAAAACTATCCGATACAGATTCATCACGATTCGACTATTACAAAGGATTCTGTAGTGTTTGAAGCGAACACGCTTCAGATTTATGTCAATCAGCACGACGATGAAGCGATAAAACAAGCGCTCAAACGTTTTTACTATCAACAATGTAAAGCGCTCGTAACCAAAAGTATCTCCTCCTATCAAAAACATTTTAAAACAAAGCCGCGATCCATCTCGATTTCCGATAGCAAAAAAGCGTGGGGCACGTGTGATTCTAAGCGTCAGCTAACCTTCAACTGGCGGCTGGCAATGGCACCGCAGCACGTCATTGATTACGTAGTCGTTCATGAAATGTGCCACATGGTTCACATGAATCATGATCGGTCCTTTTGGCGTCTTGTCGGGAAAATTATGCCCGATTATCGTGAACAAGAGCACTGGCTGGAAATGTCGAGCTGGGAAATGACGGTGTAG